A single region of the Kwoniella botswanensis chromosome 1, complete sequence genome encodes:
- a CDS encoding GDP-mannose transporter 1: MSSSFSSSSGASLRQPQPLYHRHISNPSNTFPLTGPSLNLSPRTRSHGYDLSIPSPIPERSHETSPLPDYDDQGQGFKGHLVDLDNMSKPFVPTPNISRPGTPGGGAKDDANAMLLNNLGADREREGRERREERRDDKLTGKEQALPILSYCAASIMMTVVNKYVVSGRHFTMTFLLLAIQSAVCVLAVWSVKRFGIITFRDFDMKDAKAWWPISTLLVAVIYTGSKSLQFLSIPVYTIFKNLTIILIAYGEVFMFNGVVTGLTLCSFALMVGSSIIAAWADITSFLNSPPELDPTTGLEIATGPISTIGGINAGYVWMAANCLASAAYVLFMRKRIKITGFKDWDSMFYNNFLSIPVLMVFSLVIEDWGSESLSLNFPESNRFILLSAIAFSGAAAVFISYSTAWCVRVCGSTTYSMVGALNKLPVAASGMLFFGDPASFGNVSAIGVGGLAGIVYAVAKTNQAKVDQANKLRAAGGRA, from the exons atgtcctcttcattttcatcctcctctgGCGCGAGTTTACGA CAACCTCAACCACTCTATCATCGACACATCTCGAATCCCTCAAATACATTCCCTTTAACAGGCCCGAGCCTAAACCTCAGTCCTAGAACAAGAAGTCACGGATACGATCTATCTATCCCTTCTCCTATCCCAGAAAGATCTCACGAAACTTCACCTCTCCCCGATTACGACGATCAAGGACAAGGGTTCAAAGGCCATTTGGTAGATTTAGATAACATGTCGAAACCTTTTGTACCTACTCCTAACATCTCTCGACCCGGTACGCCCGGAGGCGGGGCCAAGGATGATGCGAATGCTATGCTCTTGAATAACCTTGGGGCGgatagagagagggaagggagagagaggagagaggagaggagggatGATAAGTTGACGGGGaaggaacaag CCCTACCGATCCTCTCTTACTGCGCTGCGAGTATCATGATGACAGTAGtcaacaag TACGTTGTATCGGGTAGACACTTCACTATGACCTTCTTGTTACTCGCTATTCAGTCAGCAGTATGTGTGTTGGCTGTATGGTCGGTGAAGCGATTTGGAATAATCACTT TCCGAGACTTCGATATGAAAGATGCCAAAGCATGGTGGCCTATCTCCACGTTACTCGTGGCGGTCATCTATACCGGATCAAAATCATTG CAATTCCTGTCCATTCCCGTTTACAC TATCTTTAAAAATctcactatcatcctcatc GCCTACGGAGAAGTGTTCATGTTCAATGGAGTTGTAACCGGACTGACCCTCTGTTCCTTCGCCTTaatg GTCGGCTCCTCCATCATCGCCGCTTGGGCGGACATcacttccttcctcaatTCTCCGCCTGAACTCGACCCTACTACCGGTCTCGAAATTGCTACTGGACCCATTTCAACTATCGGTGGGATCAACGCTGGATACGTTTGGATGGCTGCTAACTGTTTGGCATCTGCTGCTTAC GTCCTCTTCATGAGAAAACGAATCAAGATCACCGGATTCAAAGATTGGGATTCGATGTTTTACAACAACTTCCTTTCTATCCCTGTACTCATGGTCTTCTCGCTCGTGATCGAAGATTGGGGAAGTGAATCCCTTTCGCTCAATTTCCCAGAATCCAATAGATTCATACTTTTATCGGCTATAGCGTTTTCGGGTGCCGCAGCGGTCTTTATCAGTTATTCTACTGCTTGGTGTGTCAGAGTATGTGGATCGACCACGTATTCTATGGTTGGCGCGCTCAACAAACTCCCCGTCGCGGCCAGTGGGATGTTGTTCTTTGGTGATCCCGCGAGTTTCGGGAACGTCTCTGCGATCGGAGTTGGTGGATTGGCGGGGATAGTGTATGCTGTAGCGAAGACGAATCAGGCAAAGGTCGATCAGGCGAACAAACTGAGAGCGGCTGGTGGGAGAGCTTAG